The genomic interval GTCCGGAGCTGGAGCTACAGCTTCTCCACCGGCGCGTACCGCAGCAGCAGTCGCTTCGGCTTCGCTTCCCCGAAGTCGATCGTCGCCTCGGCGTTCGCGCCCGTGCCCTTCACCCCGACCACCGTGCCCAGACCGAACTGGTCGTGGGTGACCCGGTCGCCGACGGCCAGGGACACCACCGGCTTCTCCGCGCTCCTGCGCGTCGCGAAGCCGGACGCGCCCGACGCCGAGGAGCGGGACCGGGACGACGACAGTGACGCGGCGACCCCCGAGACCGGCCCCGCCGGAGCGGCGACCGCCCCCGTGCGCTTCCAGTCGACGTGCTGCGCCGGGATCTCCTCCAGGAAGCGGGAGGGCGGGTTGTACGACGGCTGCCCCCACGCGCTGCGCAGGGAGGACCGGGTCAGATACAGCCGCTCACGCGCGCGCGTGATGCCGACGTACGCCAGGCGCCGCTCCTCCTCCAGCTCCTTGGTCTGGCCGAGGGCGCGCATGTGCGGGAAGACGCCGTCCTCCATGCCGGTGAGGAAGACGACCGGGAACTCCAGGCCCTTGGCGGTGTGCAGGGTCATCAGGGTGATGACTCCGGAGCCGTCCTCGTCCTCGTCGGGGATCTGGTCGGAGTCGGCCACAAGCGCGACCCGCTCCAGGAAGTCGGAGAGCGAGCCGGTCTCCTCACCCTCGCCGGACTCCTGCTCGAACTCCAGGGCCACGGCGGCGAGTTCCTGGAGGTTCTCGATGCGGGTCTCGTCCTGCGGGTCGGTGGAGGCCTGCAACTCGGCGAGATAGCCGGTGCGTTCGAGGACGGCTTCCAGGACGGTCGCCGGGCCCGCGCCGGACTCCACGATCGTACGGAGCTCCTCCATCAGGACGTTGAACCGCTTCACGGCGTTGGTGGAGCGCGCGGCCATGCCGTACGCCTCGTCGACGCGCTTGAGCGCCTGCGGGAAGCTGATCTTCTCGCGCTGGGACAGGGCGTCGATCATCGCCTCGGCACGGTCGCCGATACCGCGCTTGGGGACGTTGAGGATCCGGCGCAGCGGCACGGAGTCCTCCGGGTTGGCGAGGACGCGCAGGTAGGCCAGGACGTCCCGGACCTCCTTGCGCTCGTAGAAGCGGACGCCGCCGACGACCTTGTAGGGCAGGCCGACGCGGATGAAGACCTCTTCGAAGACACGGGACTGGGCGTTGGTGCGGTAGAAGACGGCGACATCGCCGGCCTTCGCATCGCCCGCGTCCGTGAGGCGGTCAATTTCGTCGGCGACGAACTGCGCCTCGTCGTGCTCGGTGTCGGCGACATAGCCGGTGATGCGCGCGCCCGCGCCCGCGTTGGTCCACAGGTTCTTGGGGCGGCGGGACTCGTTGCGCTCGATGACGGCGTTGGCGGCGGTGAGGATCGTCTGGGTGGAGCGGTAGTTCTGCTCCAGGAGGATCGTCGTCGCGTTGGGGTAGTCCTCCTCGAACTGGAGGATGTTGCGGATGGTCGCGCCGCGGAAGGCGTAGATCGACTGGTCGGCGTCACCCACGACACAGAGCTCGGCGGGCGGCAGGTCGTGCTCGCTCGGCGGTACGTCCACAGGGTGCTCGGAGGTCCCGACCAGCTCCCTGACCAGGGCGTACTGCGCGTGGTTGGTGTCCTGGTACTCGTCGACCAGGACATGCCTGAAGCGGCGGCGGTAGTGCTCGGAGACATCGGGGAACGCCCGGAGCAGGTTGACCGTCGTCATGATCAGGTCGTCGAAGTCGAGGGCGTTCGCCTCGCGCAGGCGCGACTGGTACATGGCGTAGGCCTGGGCGAGGGTCTTCTCGAAGCCGTCCGTGGCCTGGGCGGCGAAGTCCTCCTCGTCGATCAGCTCGTTCTTCAGGTTGCTGATCTTGGCGCTGAAGGACTTCGGCGGGTACCGCTTGGGGTCGAGGTCCAGGTCGCGGCAGACCAGGGCCATGAGGCGCTTGGAGTCGGCGGCGTCGTAGATCGAGAAGGAGGAGGTGAACCCGAGCTTCTTCGACTCCCGCCTGAGGATCCGCACACACGCGCTGTGGAAGGTCATCACCCACATCGCGTTCGCGCGCGGGCCGACGAGCTGCTCGACGCGCTCCTTCATCTCGCCCGCGGCCTTGTTGGTGAAGGTGATCGCGAGGATCTGGCCCGGGTGGACATTGCGCTCGCCGAGGAGGTGGGCGATGCGGTGGGTGAGCACCCGGGTCTTGCCGGAGCCGGCACCGGCCACGATGAGCAGCGGGGTGCCGGAGTGCACGACGGCCGCGCGCTGGTTCTCGTTCAGCCCCTCCAGGAGGGCGGCCGGGTCCACCACCGGGCGCGGGGCACCGTCGCGGTAGTAGGAGTCCCGCTCCGGGGGCACGTCGAACTTGCCGCCGAACAGGTCGTCCGGAACCTGCTCCGGTACGTGCTCGTCCTCGGGCGGCGGCGGTTCTTCCCCGTGGGCCCGAGGGGCCTGGAGGTCCGCCAGGAAGCTGTCGTCAAAGAGGCTGCTCATCGCTCTCCGAGTCTAGGGTGCCCCACTGACAGACCGCCGCCGCCCTGAGAACATCCACCGGTATCAGCAGCCGATGATCTTCCGGACCTGCCCTCCGGCGCCCCCGACCGCTGTCCGCGACCGACCGGACCGAGACGCGGGTACGGCCGCCGCACGGCCGCCGCACGGCCACCGCACGGCCACCGCAGGGACACCGACGGCGACGCCCGCCGGGAACGGCACCCGCAGGTGCCTGCGCTCGTCGCGCGAGACCTTGGTCACCCCGGCTCGCGTCGGGCCCGAACACCGCGGCGGCGGATCAGGCGGGCGCCGGCCTGCCTCCAACGGCACGGCCGTCCCGCTCCGCCTCACCCTCGCCCCCGGAGGAAACAGGCCCGAATCAGCGCAGATCGCCCCGGGTTGGTCACGCGGGGCGACGCCCGGGACGAAGGTCACGAAAATGTATCGGGCATATCGCACATCAACCTTCACACGGGCCACACCAGTTGGCTACCGTTCCGGACAGGCCGTACGACCCCCACCGGCGAACCCCGCCGGGCCGCACGGCCTCCGCCGAGTCCGCAGCGCCGCCGCGCGCCCGGAGCCGGGGACCCACCGAACCCGGGGTGAATCGGCCGACTCCCGCGCACGGGAGCGCCGTAGGGCAAACCTTCCGAAGCACCTCGCCCGAACCCGACAGCTAACCCGGTAGGCGGAGTACGGGAAGGAGTCGCCTCCCTTGGCGTCGCACCGCAAGTCGCGTCCCGTCGGTACGCGCGCAGCAGGCATACGGACCCCGGCCCTCGCGACGGCCGCCCTCACCTCCGTGGCCCTGCTGTCCCAGTCGGCGAACGCCGCGCCGGCCGATGACAAGCCGAGTCTCGAAGAGGTCGAGAAGAAGGTCGACGACCTCTACCGCCAGGCCGAGTCGGCGACCGACACCTACAACGCCGCCAAGGAGAGGACCACCAAGCAGCGCAAGCAGGTGGACACGCTCCTCGAGGACGTCGCCAGGCGCACCCAGACGCTCAACGAGGCACGGGAGGAACTCGGTTCCTTCGCCGCGGCCCAGTACCGCACCGGCGCCGCCGCGCCCGGCACGGCGACCTTCCTGCTCGCCGACACCCCGCAGGACTACTTCGACCAGACCCAGCTGATGGGCCGCTTGACGAGCCGCCAGAAGGGCGCCGTCGACGACTACGTCTCCGAGCAGTCCGCGACGATGAAGAAGCGCGAGGAGGCCTCCCAGAGCCTTCAGGCGCTCACCGAGACGCAGAGCGACCTGAAGACCGCCAAGGCGACCGTCCAGAAGAAGCTCGCCGACGCGCGCGAGCTGCTGTCGGAGCTGACCGCCCAGGAGAAGGCACGGCTCGCGGCGATCGAGCGGCGCAAGCAGCAGGAGGCGGACCGCAAGGCGGCGCAGCTGGCGCAGCAGCAGGCGGCAGCGGAGAAGGCCGCACAAGGAGCCGCGCAGGAGGCCACCGCCCCGCAGGAGAGCACGCCGACGGCGCCCGACTCCTCGTACGCCACCAAAGCAGCCAAGGCCCTCGCGTTCGCCCGCGCGCAGGTCGGCAAGCCGTACGTCTGGGGCGCCACCGGCCCCGGCTCCTACGACTGCTCAGGGCTCACCCAGGCCGCCTGGAAGGCCGCCGGGGTCGACCTCCCCCGTGTCACCTACGACCAGGTCAACGCCGGCACCACGGTCGCCCTGGCCGACGCACAGCCCGGTGACCTGGTCTTCTTCTACGACGACATCAGCCACGTGGGCCTCTACATCGGCAACGGCATGATGATCCACGCCCCCAAGCCGGGCGCGTACGTCCGCGAGGAGTCGATCTACTACGACGGCGAGTCGGGGATCCACAGCGTGGTCCGCCCGGCCTGAGGCGCCGTCCCGCGGAGCCCGCACTCGCGTGCATTTCCCCGCACGCGCGTGCGCGCCCCGCTCGCACGGCGCGGGGAGCTTCCTAGCATCGACCCATGCCCGGTACCTCCCCCCACTCCCCCCTGCGCGCCTGGTGGACGCGGCGCCCGCCCGAAGCCGGGGCCGCGGTGATGGCGACCGGCATCGTGTCGGTGGGGCTCCATCTGACCGGCCACGAGACGCTGTCGCGCATCGCCCTGGTGCTCGGTTGCGTGGCCTGGCTGGGGCTGGCCGCCGAGTTCGCCGCAGGACTGCTGAGGGAGCGCGCGCGCTGGGCCGCGGAGGCCAGGTCACCGGGCGGCCTGACGGCCGTGGCGGCGACCACCGTGCTCGGCACCCGTTTCTCCATGCTTGGCCGGCAGACCCTCGCCGAGACGCTGCTGGCGCTGTCCGCGCTGCTGTGGCCGGTGCTGACGGTGCTCGTCGTGAGGCACTGGAAGCGGAGGCTGCCCGGCGGGGTGTTCCTGTGCTGTGTGGCCGCCCAGGGTCTCGCGGTCCTGTGCGCCACGCTCGCCGCGGCGGAGTCGGCGGCCTGGCTCGCGCACACGGCGCTCGTGTTGTTCTGGCTCGGCCTGGTCCTCTACGGCGTCGCGCTCCACCTCTTCGATCTGCGCCAGGTGCTGGTCGGACCGGGCGACCAGTGGATCGCGGGCGGCGCGCTCGCCATCTCGGCGCTCGCCGGCTCGGGACTCCTCGCCGCCGACAGCGCGCGCCTGTACCTGTGGAACGACGACGACCACGGCGTCCTGCGCGCGGTGACCGTCGCCCTGCTGGTGCTCGCCCTGGCCTGGTACGCCGTCCTGCTCGTCGCCGAGTGCGTACGGCCGCGACCGCGCTACGACGTGCGCCGCTGGGCCACCGTGTTCCCCATGGGGATGACGGCGGTCGCGACCCTGTCGGTCTCCGCCGCCGCGGACGTGCCGTGGCTCCGGACCCCGGGCGAGGTACTGCTGTGGATCTCGGTGGCGGCCTGGTCGGCCGTCGCCGCGGGGGCGGTCGGCTCCGCCCTCG from Streptomyces sp. CC0208 carries:
- the pcrA gene encoding DNA helicase PcrA; this encodes MSSLFDDSFLADLQAPRAHGEEPPPPEDEHVPEQVPDDLFGGKFDVPPERDSYYRDGAPRPVVDPAALLEGLNENQRAAVVHSGTPLLIVAGAGSGKTRVLTHRIAHLLGERNVHPGQILAITFTNKAAGEMKERVEQLVGPRANAMWVMTFHSACVRILRRESKKLGFTSSFSIYDAADSKRLMALVCRDLDLDPKRYPPKSFSAKISNLKNELIDEEDFAAQATDGFEKTLAQAYAMYQSRLREANALDFDDLIMTTVNLLRAFPDVSEHYRRRFRHVLVDEYQDTNHAQYALVRELVGTSEHPVDVPPSEHDLPPAELCVVGDADQSIYAFRGATIRNILQFEEDYPNATTILLEQNYRSTQTILTAANAVIERNESRRPKNLWTNAGAGARITGYVADTEHDEAQFVADEIDRLTDAGDAKAGDVAVFYRTNAQSRVFEEVFIRVGLPYKVVGGVRFYERKEVRDVLAYLRVLANPEDSVPLRRILNVPKRGIGDRAEAMIDALSQREKISFPQALKRVDEAYGMAARSTNAVKRFNVLMEELRTIVESGAGPATVLEAVLERTGYLAELQASTDPQDETRIENLQELAAVALEFEQESGEGEETGSLSDFLERVALVADSDQIPDEDEDGSGVITLMTLHTAKGLEFPVVFLTGMEDGVFPHMRALGQTKELEEERRLAYVGITRARERLYLTRSSLRSAWGQPSYNPPSRFLEEIPAQHVDWKRTGAVAAPAGPVSGVAASLSSSRSRSSASGASGFATRRSAEKPVVSLAVGDRVTHDQFGLGTVVGVKGTGANAEATIDFGEAKPKRLLLRYAPVEKL
- a CDS encoding C40 family peptidase yields the protein MASHRKSRPVGTRAAGIRTPALATAALTSVALLSQSANAAPADDKPSLEEVEKKVDDLYRQAESATDTYNAAKERTTKQRKQVDTLLEDVARRTQTLNEAREELGSFAAAQYRTGAAAPGTATFLLADTPQDYFDQTQLMGRLTSRQKGAVDDYVSEQSATMKKREEASQSLQALTETQSDLKTAKATVQKKLADARELLSELTAQEKARLAAIERRKQQEADRKAAQLAQQQAAAEKAAQGAAQEATAPQESTPTAPDSSYATKAAKALAFARAQVGKPYVWGATGPGSYDCSGLTQAAWKAAGVDLPRVTYDQVNAGTTVALADAQPGDLVFFYDDISHVGLYIGNGMMIHAPKPGAYVREESIYYDGESGIHSVVRPA
- a CDS encoding tellurite resistance/C4-dicarboxylate transporter family protein, producing the protein MPGTSPHSPLRAWWTRRPPEAGAAVMATGIVSVGLHLTGHETLSRIALVLGCVAWLGLAAEFAAGLLRERARWAAEARSPGGLTAVAATTVLGTRFSMLGRQTLAETLLALSALLWPVLTVLVVRHWKRRLPGGVFLCCVAAQGLAVLCATLAAAESAAWLAHTALVLFWLGLVLYGVALHLFDLRQVLVGPGDQWIAGGALAISALAGSGLLAADSARLYLWNDDDHGVLRAVTVALLVLALAWYAVLLVAECVRPRPRYDVRRWATVFPMGMTAVATLSVSAAADVPWLRTPGEVLLWISVAAWSAVAAGAVGSALAAVRSTAPR